In Gammaproteobacteria bacterium, a single genomic region encodes these proteins:
- a CDS encoding tetratricopeptide repeat protein, which produces MLIEEMLDAALQHHSSGKLERAEQLCREVLAYDAKNGDAQHLLGIIAYQSGHYDTAIQLISRAIKSSSCTALYYNSLGLAFHARHYYDEAVRAFRRALAMDPNFAEAYCNAGHSLRCCGQRHSALTSYRRAIELQPHLVDAYSGMGQALYEMDRLEDALGALRQALALDPEYAAAHYGLGLLRQQQDRLDDAITHLQRAIDLKPDHAEAHRDLGKIFQQQGKPREAIDCYRRALAIGARQPTVLRDETGVPEQLSQTSAGIVGTHESLANQERVHVVATHESDVLRDQDTALGNHHTILRDHR; this is translated from the coding sequence ATGTTGATCGAAGAGATGCTAGACGCCGCCCTTCAGCACCATTCTTCCGGCAAGCTAGAGCGCGCCGAACAACTCTGTCGGGAAGTACTGGCATACGATGCGAAGAACGGCGACGCCCAGCATTTGCTCGGTATCATCGCCTACCAATCCGGTCACTACGACACCGCTATCCAGCTCATCAGCCGCGCGATCAAATCGAGTAGCTGCACGGCGCTGTACTACAACAGCCTCGGGCTCGCGTTCCACGCCCGGCATTACTACGACGAGGCGGTTCGCGCGTTTCGCCGAGCATTGGCCATGGACCCGAATTTCGCGGAAGCGTATTGCAACGCCGGACATTCGTTGCGCTGTTGCGGCCAACGCCATTCGGCGTTGACGAGCTATCGACGCGCGATCGAACTGCAGCCGCATCTGGTGGATGCGTACAGCGGTATGGGACAAGCGCTTTATGAGATGGACCGCTTGGAAGATGCGCTTGGGGCATTGCGTCAGGCGTTGGCACTGGATCCGGAATACGCCGCCGCCCATTACGGTCTCGGCCTGCTACGTCAGCAACAGGACCGACTGGATGACGCGATCACCCACTTGCAACGGGCGATCGATCTAAAGCCGGACCACGCCGAGGCACACCGCGATTTGGGAAAGATCTTTCAACAACAGGGTAAGCCGCGCGAAGCCATCGACTGCTATCGGCGCGCCTTGGCCATCGGCGCCCGCCAACCGACGGTGCTACGCGATGAAACCGGTGTGCCGGAACAGCTCAGCCAAACGAGCGCCGGGATCGTCGGCACGCATGAAAGCCTCGCCAACCAAGAACGCGTGCACGTTGTTGCCACGCATGAGAGCGACGTCCTGCGGGACCAAGATACCGCTCTCGGTAACCACCACACGATCCTTCGGGACCATCGGTAA
- the trpD gene encoding anthranilate phosphoribosyltransferase codes for MDMPAALRTVTERRHLSSADMRAVMRTIMTGQATPAQIGGFLIGLCMKGETVDEIAAAVEVMRELCTRVHVSGPHLVDTCGTGGDGAHTFNISTASAFVVAAAGAKVAKHGNRSASSKCGSADVLEAAGVKIMLAPEQVAQCVNEVGVGFMFALSHHAAMKHAIGPRREMGVRTIFNLLGPLTNPAGAPNQLIGVFAQAWVEPLAHVLKQLGSEHVLVVHAADGLDEISIGAPTHVAELRNGLVHEYTVTPEQFGFKRADIKTLTVTNAVESLALIESVFANKAGPARDIVALNAGAAIYAAGLAATLDAGVKTALAIIASGAARAKLQALTRLSQQLLPA; via the coding sequence ATGGACATGCCCGCTGCCTTACGCACCGTCACCGAACGCCGCCATCTGTCGTCGGCCGATATGCGTGCCGTTATGCGCACGATCATGACCGGGCAGGCGACGCCGGCGCAGATCGGCGGCTTTTTGATCGGTTTGTGTATGAAAGGCGAGACGGTCGACGAGATTGCCGCTGCTGTCGAAGTGATGCGTGAGTTGTGCACGCGCGTGCATGTCAGCGGCCCGCATTTGGTCGACACCTGCGGCACCGGCGGTGACGGCGCCCATACTTTTAATATCTCCACCGCGTCGGCATTTGTCGTCGCCGCTGCCGGCGCCAAGGTGGCGAAACACGGCAATCGCTCGGCGTCGAGCAAGTGCGGTAGTGCCGATGTGCTCGAAGCGGCCGGCGTGAAGATTATGCTGGCGCCGGAGCAAGTCGCGCAATGCGTGAACGAAGTCGGTGTCGGCTTCATGTTTGCGCTGAGCCATCACGCGGCGATGAAGCACGCCATCGGTCCGCGTCGCGAAATGGGGGTGCGCACGATCTTCAATCTACTCGGGCCGTTGACCAATCCGGCGGGCGCGCCGAATCAATTGATCGGTGTGTTTGCACAGGCTTGGGTCGAGCCGCTAGCGCATGTGTTGAAGCAGCTGGGCAGCGAACACGTACTCGTGGTTCATGCCGCCGATGGCTTGGATGAAATTTCCATCGGTGCGCCGACGCACGTTGCCGAGCTGCGTAACGGCCTCGTTCATGAGTACACCGTGACGCCTGAACAATTTGGCTTTAAGCGCGCGGATATCAAAACGCTGACGGTAACCAACGCTGTCGAAAGTTTGGCGCTGATCGAGTCGGTCTTTGCAAATAAAGCAGGCCCAGCACGCGATATCGTCGCGCTCAACGCCGGTGCCGCCATTTATGCAGCCGGTTTGGCGGCAACGCTCGACGCTGGTGTAAAGACCGCGCTCGCGATTATCGCCAGCGGTGCCGCGCGCGCTAAGTTGCAGGCGCTGACGCGCTTGTCGCAGCAGTTGTTGCCGGCATGA
- a CDS encoding multidrug effflux MFS transporter gives MTAKASAPADEHGRGFRLSLIIAVLAMLAPFSIDTYLPSFPDIARELNAADWQLQQTLSLYLLAFAAMTLVYGPLSDAFGRRRVVLTALVFYTISSIGCVFATDIHGLLLARIGQGLAASGPIVIGRAIVRDAFSGARAQKVMSQIMLLFGAAPAIAPILGGYLHDAFGWRSVFWFLTVLGLGLCVWTASMLPETLKRGGRQTAHPRAIAIAYWHALKNKGFMLLVMSTAVNFGGLFLYVAASPAVLYQHLGFGADQFGYLFVPLVSGLMFGAFISGRLAGRYTHEQAVNIGFGIMLSAAVINLAASLWLSPQIWTVAGPMMIYSAGLSISMPNLSLLALDCLPDRRGLAAAVQSFVQMVTMAIVAGVLVPPLSMHLGSLAAGTLVLAALSLWFWSSYRRRTPTPVAHGAPPA, from the coding sequence ATGACGGCAAAAGCTTCCGCGCCCGCCGACGAGCACGGCCGCGGCTTTCGTTTGTCGTTGATCATTGCCGTGCTGGCGATGCTGGCGCCGTTCTCGATCGACACTTATTTGCCGTCGTTCCCCGACATCGCCCGCGAGCTCAACGCGGCCGATTGGCAATTACAGCAGACGCTGAGTTTGTACCTGCTCGCGTTTGCCGCTATGACGCTGGTCTATGGACCGCTGTCCGACGCGTTCGGCCGACGCCGCGTGGTGTTGACGGCACTCGTGTTCTACACCATCAGCTCCATCGGCTGCGTGTTCGCGACCGATATTCATGGGTTGCTGTTGGCGCGCATCGGTCAGGGGTTGGCGGCGAGCGGACCGATCGTCATCGGCCGCGCCATCGTGCGCGATGCGTTTTCCGGCGCGCGCGCGCAAAAGGTGATGTCGCAGATCATGTTGCTGTTTGGTGCGGCGCCGGCAATCGCGCCGATCCTTGGTGGTTATTTGCACGATGCGTTCGGCTGGCGTTCGGTGTTCTGGTTTCTCACAGTACTCGGGTTAGGGCTGTGCGTGTGGACTGCATCGATGTTGCCAGAAACGCTGAAGCGCGGCGGCCGGCAAACGGCGCATCCGCGTGCTATTGCCATCGCCTATTGGCACGCACTCAAGAACAAGGGCTTCATGTTGCTCGTAATGAGCACGGCGGTTAATTTCGGCGGATTGTTTTTGTATGTCGCCGCTTCGCCGGCGGTGCTCTATCAGCACCTCGGTTTCGGTGCCGATCAGTTCGGCTATTTATTCGTCCCGCTGGTAAGCGGTTTGATGTTCGGTGCATTCATTTCTGGTCGGTTGGCCGGGCGCTATACACACGAGCAAGCAGTGAATATCGGTTTCGGCATCATGTTGTCCGCCGCCGTGATTAATCTAGCCGCGTCGCTGTGGTTGTCACCGCAGATCTGGACCGTCGCCGGACCGATGATGATTTATTCCGCCGGCCTATCGATCTCTATGCCGAACTTGAGCCTGCTCGCGCTCGATTGTCTGCCGGACCGACGCGGATTGGCGGCAGCGGTGCAAAGCTTCGTGCAAATGGTGACGATGGCGATCGTTGCCGGTGTTTTAGTACCGCCGTTATCGATGCATTTAGGGTCGCTCGCCGCCGGGACATTGGTGTTGGCGGCGCTGTCGCTGTGGTTTTGGTCGAGTTACCGGCGGCGCACGCCAACGCCGGTAGCGCACGGCGCACCGCCGGCTTGA
- a CDS encoding aminodeoxychorismate/anthranilate synthase component II, producing MLLMIDNYDSFTYNLVQYLGELGQDVQVYRNDQITVDEIARLQPTHIVISPGPCTPNEAGVSVPTIAKLAGKIPILGVCLGHQSIGQAYGGRIVRAKQLMHGKTSMIQHKGEGVFAGLPSPYEATRYHSLVIERDSLPSCLEITAWTDDGEIMGVRHKTLPVEGVQFHPESILTQHGHELLANFLKVGNR from the coding sequence ATGCTCCTGATGATCGATAATTACGATTCGTTTACTTACAACCTCGTGCAGTATTTGGGCGAGCTCGGCCAGGACGTACAGGTCTATCGCAACGACCAGATCACGGTTGACGAGATCGCGCGCCTGCAGCCGACGCACATCGTCATCTCGCCGGGCCCGTGTACGCCGAATGAAGCCGGGGTGTCGGTACCGACGATCGCAAAGCTCGCCGGCAAGATTCCGATCTTGGGTGTCTGCCTCGGCCACCAGAGCATCGGCCAGGCTTACGGCGGCCGTATCGTTCGCGCCAAGCAGTTGATGCACGGCAAGACGTCGATGATCCAGCACAAAGGCGAGGGCGTATTCGCTGGCCTGCCGAGCCCGTACGAGGCGACCCGTTATCACTCGCTGGTAATCGAGCGCGACAGCCTACCGTCGTGTCTCGAGATCACCGCCTGGACCGACGACGGCGAGATCATGGGCGTGCGCCACAAGACCTTGCCGGTCGAGGGCGTGCAGTTCCATCCGGAATCGATCTTGACGCAACACGGCCACGAGTTGCTCGCCAACTTTTTAAAAGTCGGCAACCGCTGA